One window from the genome of Anopheles merus strain MAF chromosome 3R, AmerM5.1, whole genome shotgun sequence encodes:
- the LOC121596793 gene encoding spidroin-2-like: MLVEEPPRPIGRRTRRSLSPKNRQLLAICLCALLSLPQAALGRKVALSRVTKPTGHRGYANADIAKLSYSPSHAAPASAAKPAAPVYSSAPVAGGHPQSPVGAPHGGGGQPSYGWQVPQGAPGASGGVYPGAAAAGAAGTGLVASNVYRSHGHNATGGGFGGGLAHSPPGAYPAYPVQQPQGFPGAPVQHPGGGFPAPGYQPQGGYVPQQQPGGFPHQPSYVPGGHYDQGHYQGQPGQTVVHHYEQPQSSGGSGIGTVLGAGAAGLAAGIGGAALYDALKPKDAKEEPAATTAATATPAAAAAAPAETPAPLANPNGDAPLAPLPANPNGDAPLAPIPTEATPLATTAAAEGETTATTTTTTLETSSSENPLGMAPLAPMPDSAPATPADGTPNASGSDVEVRHSSLNVQPDLSASMAEPAKGGAAEIVRLPSSIVMMLGLLPFVVKYLRF; the protein is encoded by the coding sequence ATGCTAGTCGAGGAGCCCCCACGACCCATCGGAAGGCGGACGAGGCGCTCACTTTCGCCTAAAAATAGGCAGCTGCTGGCGATCTGCCTCTGTGCGCTGCTCTCCCTACCGCAGGCGGCCCTCGGCCGCAAGGTGGCCCTGTCGCGCGTCACCAAACCGACCGGCCACCGGGGTTACGCGAACGCGGACATTGCCAAGCTGAGCTACTCGCCGAGCCATGCGGCCCCCGCGTCGGCAGCGAAACCGGCCGCGCCCGTCTACTCCTCCGCACCGGTCGCCGGTGGACACCCACAGTCCCCAGTGGGGGCACCACATGGTGGCGGTGGACAACCTTCGTACGGCTGGCAGGTTCCCCAAGGGGCACCGGGAGCGTCGGGAGGCGTTTACCCCGGAGCTGCAGCGGCCGGGGCAGCCGGCACGGGACTGGTGGCAAGCAATGTGTATCGTTCGCATGGTCATAATGCAACCGGGGGTGGATTTGGCGGTGGTTTGGCACACTCTCCGCCCGGTGCATACCCGGCGTACCCGGTACAGCAGCCGCAAGGATTCCCGGGCGCGCCGGTACAGCATCCTGGTGGTGGATTCCCCGCACCCGGATATCAACCGCAGGGAGGATACGtgccacagcagcagccgggtGGTTTCCCACATCAACCTTCATACGTCCCCGGGGGACATTACGATCAGGGACACTACCAGGGACAACCGGGACAGACGGTGGTGCACCATTACGAGCAGCCGCAGTCCAGTGGGGGCAGTGGAATCGGCACGGTACTGGGAGCAGGTGCAGCCGGTCTTGCTGCGGGTATTGGAGGAGCGGCACTGTACGACGCACTGAAGCCGAAGGACGCGAAAGAAGAGCCGGCGGCAACGACGGCAGCGACGGcaactcctgctgctgctgctgctgcccctgCAGAGACACCTGCTCCACTGGCAAACCCGAACGGTGATGCTCCATTGGCTCCTCTTCCGGCCAACCCCAATGGAGATGCTCCACTCGCACCGATCCCAACGGAAGCCACACCACTAGCAACGACAGCAGCGGCAGAAGGTGAAACcacggccaccaccaccaccacaaccctCGAAACCAGCTCATCGGAGAACCCGCTCGGTATGGCTCCGCTGGCCCCAATGCCGGATTCAGCTCCTGCCACCCCGGCCGACGGTACACCGAATGCGTCCGGATCGGACGTGGAGGTGCGGCACTCGTCCCTCAACGTCCAGCCCGACCTGTCCGCCTCGATGGCCGAACCGGCGAAGGGTGGAGCGGCCGAGATCGTTCGCCTGCCGTCCTCCATCGTGATGATGCTCGGGCTGTTGCCGTTCGTTGTGAAGTATCTTCGCTTTTAA
- the LOC121596352 gene encoding spidroin-2-like, producing the protein MRSVGCYENRQLQALTICALLAVSTLLPMVESAKFKSRSKPSSSSSSSSGRVSKPSSSSSSSSSYSNPGSLSYSNYQSKPAPKPSAPVDTSNQRNIGWNVNSQAKPATGAAAVNKPPYPVQASAPVQSSAAKPPPYPVQATHNTHQTHAGAPPPPYSQGPPPPYSAANNPNMHSGFNVPPPAYTPGNQGFRPGQPGFGQPGSFGQPGYGQPGFGQPGAGGFGQPGAGGFGQPGAGGFGQPGAGGFGQPAGGFGAPMGGFGGGGGYHPPAGGFAAPHGNFQGGGVAPPVNYAPAPSFPIAAIPVGAYKPQSSGIGVGGIAASVGTGLLAGAAGSALYNALRPEDRTRYSQGGSGGVTIINNVPAAPAAAPAAAATPAEGAAPAAAAAPAPVAPATDSAAAAAAAAAVPAVPPPAAAPAAPGPDGQASVPLAPFPESTADNSTSSAAPPAAAVSEAAETMNQNATTTTEGEQQAPANGTETMVPLAQAPQVDAAAAAPTETTTVNPNAKQYIPPPGQYYPATGQYVPPGEYDPATGIFTPGRYIPDTTIFQSGQFDPLTQMFTPGRYEANGQFIPDPNHPPLSLAPPAEGQAAVTPAAAAQTTQSEPVTPAVASLRTASGASMKTVSLMTALGALIASEAFRQLVRF; encoded by the coding sequence ATGCGTAGCGTCGGGTGTTACGAAAATAGGCAGCTGCAAGCGCTGACCATCTGTGCGCTGTTGGCCGTGTCCACACTGTTGCCGATGGTCGAGTCGGCCAAGTTTAAAAGCCGCTCGAAAccgtcgtcctcctcgtcctcgtcgtcgggCCGTGTGTCGAAGCCAAGCtcatcttcttcctcttcctccagCTACAGCAATCCGGGCAGTCTGAGCTACAGCAACTACCAGTCGAAGCCTGCTCCCAAACCGTCCGCTCCGGTCGACACGTCGAACCAGCGCAACATCGGATGGAACGTAAACAGTCAGGCCAAGCCAGCGACGGGAGCTGCGGCGGTGAATAAGCCTCCCTATCCGGTGCAGGCCAGCGCCCCGGTACAGTCGAGTGCGGCGAAACCGCCGCCATATCCGGTGCAGgccacacacaacacgcacCAGACGCATGCGGGCGCTCCGCCACCGCCGTACTCGCAGGGACCACCGCCACCGTACTCGGCCGCCAACAATCCCAACATGCACTCGGGCTTCAACGTGCCACCGCCAGCGTACACCCCGGGCAATCAAGGCTTCCGACCAGGTCAGCCCGGATTCGGACAGCCGGGATCGTTCGGACAGCCCGGATATGGGCAGCCTGGATTTGGTCAGCCTGGAGCGGGCGGATTCGGACAACCGGGAGCGGGCGGATTTGGACAGCCTGGAGCGGGTGGATTTGGACAACCGGGAGCGGGTGGTTTCGGACAACCAGCGGGTGGCTTTGGAGCACCGATGGGCGGTtttggcggcggcggtggttaTCATCCTCCGGCGGGTGGATTCGCCGCCCCGCACGGCAACTTCCAGGGCGGTGGCGTTGCTCCGCCAGTGAACTATGCCCCTGCCCCTTCGTTCCCGATCGCGGCCATTCCGGTTGGCGCGTACAAGCCACAAAGCTCGGGCATCGGTGTTGGTGGTATTGCGGCCAGCGTTGGAACGGGTCTGTTGGCGGGTGCGGCTGGTTCCGCCCTGTACAATGCCCTGCGTCCGGAGGATCGTACACGGTACAGCCAGGGAGGTTCGGGTGGTGTAACGATCATTAACAACGTTCCTGCTGCACCGGCTGCTGCacctgctgccgctgccactCCGGCAGAGGGAGCCGCCCCAGCAGccgctgctgcaccagctccAGTCGCTCCGGCAACGGATtcggctgcggctgctgctgccgccgccgccgtacCTGCTGTCCCACCACCAGCGGCGGCTCCTGCTGCTCCTGGTCCCGATGGTCAAGCGTCCGTTCCGTTGGCTCCGTTCCCAGAATCTACTGCCGACAACTCGACTTCATctgcagcaccaccagcagcagcagtatctgAGGCCGCAGAAACGATGAACCAAaacgccaccaccacgacgGAAGGAGAACAGCAGGCACCGgcaaacggaacggaaacGATGGTCCCACTGGCACAAGCACCACaggttgatgctgctgctgctgcacccaCCGAAACGACTACGGTGAACCCGAACGCGAAACAGTACATCCCACCGCCCGGCCAGTACTACCCTGCCACCGGACAGTACGTTCCACCGGGAGAGTACGATCCAGCGACGGGCATCTTCACCCCGGGACGCTACATCCCCGACACGACCATCTTCCAGTCGGGTCAGTTCGACCCGCTAACGCAGATGTTCACGCCGGGACGGTACGAAGCCAATGGTCAGTTCATTCCCGACCCGAACCACCCGCCACTGTCACTGGCACCGCCGGCTGAAGGACAGGCTGCTGTCACACCAGCTGCCGCTGCTCAGACGACCCAATCGGAACCCGTCACACCGGCCGTTGCATCGCTGCGGACGGCGAGCGGCGCCAGCATGAAGACCGTTTCACTCATGACAGCGCTTGGTGCGCTGATTGCGTCGGAAGCTTTCCGCCAGTTGGTACGCTTCTAG